Proteins encoded by one window of Arabidopsis thaliana chromosome 2, partial sequence:
- a CDS encoding Peroxidase superfamily protein (Peroxidase superfamily protein; FUNCTIONS IN: peroxidase activity, heme binding; INVOLVED IN: oxidation reduction, response to oxidative stress; LOCATED IN: cell wall; CONTAINS InterPro DOMAIN/s: Haem peroxidase (InterPro:IPR010255), Plant peroxidase (InterPro:IPR000823), Peroxidases heam-ligand binding site (InterPro:IPR019793), Haem peroxidase, plant/fungal/bacterial (InterPro:IPR002016), Peroxidase, active site (InterPro:IPR019794); BEST Arabidopsis thaliana protein match is: Peroxidase superfamily protein (TAIR:AT2G18150.1); Has 4746 Blast hits to 4713 proteins in 309 species: Archae - 0; Bacteria - 6; Metazoa - 8; Fungi - 327; Plants - 4336; Viruses - 0; Other Eukaryotes - 69 (source: NCBI BLink).), which translates to MARIGSFLILLSLTYALTLCICDNASNFGGNKRNLFPDFYRSSCPRAEEIVRSVVAKAFERETRMAASLMRLHFHDCFVQGCDGSLLLDTSGSIVTEKNSNPNSRSARGFEVVDEIKAALENECPNTVSCADALTLAARDSSVLTGGPSWTVPLGRRDSATASRAKPNKDLPEPDNLFDTIFLRFSNEGLNLTDLVALSGSHTIGFSRCTSFRQRLYNQSGSGSPDTTLEKSYAAILRQRCPRSGGDQNLSELDINSAGRFDNSYFKNLIENMGLLNSDQVLFSSNEQSRELVKKYAEDQEEFFEQFAESMIKMGKISPLTGSSGEIRKKCRKINNS; encoded by the exons ATGGCAAGAATCGGGAGCTTTCTCATTCTTCTGTCTCTCACTTACGCTCTTACTCTCTGCATCTGTGACAACGCGAGTAACTTTGGCGGCAACAAAAGGAACCTCTTCCCAGATTTCTACAGGAGCTCGTGCCCTAGAGCGGAGGAGATCGTGAGGTCCGTTGTAGCCAAGGCATTTGAAAGGGAGACTCGTATGGCTGCTTCTCTCATGAGGCTCCATTTCCACGATTGTTTCGTTCAG GGTTGTGATGGATCGTTGCTTCTAGACACCAGTGGGAGTATAGTTACTGAGAAGAACTCTAACCCTAACAGCAGATCGGCTCGCGGGTTTGAAGTTGTTGACGAGATCAAGGCAGCATTAGAGAATGAATGCCCTAACACTGTCTCTTGTGCTGACGCCTTAACTCTAGCTGCTAGAGACTCCTCTGTTCTT ACAGGTGGGCCAAGCTGGACGGTTCCTTTGGGAAGAAGAGATTCGGCAACTGCAAGCCGggctaaaccaaacaaagaccTTCCTGAACCCGACAACTTGTTCGACACAATTTTCTTGAGATTTAGCAATGAAGGTCTCAATCTGACTGACCTCGTTGCTCTATCCG GGAGCCACACCATTGGATTCTCAAGATGCACTAGTTTCAGACAGAGACTTTACAATCAATCCGGAAGCGGAAGTCCCGACACAACCTTAGAGAAATCCTACGCTGCTATCTTGCGCCAAAGGTGCCCTAGATCGGGTGGGGACCAGAACCTTTCCGAGCTTGACATCAACAGTGCTGGAAGATTTGATAACAGCTACTTTAAGAACTTGATTGAGAACATGGGACTGTTGAATTCCGACCAAGTCTTGTTCTCTAGCAACGAACAATCGAGAGAGCTCGTGAAGAAGTATGCAGAGGATCAAGAAGAGTTCTTCGAGCAATTCGCGGAATCGATGATCAAGATGGGGAAGATCTCTCCCTTGACAGGTTCGAGTGGTGAGATCAGAAAGAAATGCAGGAAAATTAATAACTCCTGA
- a CDS encoding Peroxidase superfamily protein (Peroxidase superfamily protein; FUNCTIONS IN: peroxidase activity, heme binding; INVOLVED IN: response to oxidative stress, oxidation reduction, response to nematode; LOCATED IN: cell wall; CONTAINS InterPro DOMAIN/s: Haem peroxidase (InterPro:IPR010255), Plant peroxidase (InterPro:IPR000823), Peroxidases heam-ligand binding site (InterPro:IPR019793), Haem peroxidase, plant/fungal/bacterial (InterPro:IPR002016), Peroxidase, active site (InterPro:IPR019794); BEST Arabidopsis thaliana protein match is: Peroxidase superfamily protein (TAIR:AT2G18140.1); Has 4666 Blast hits to 4632 proteins in 286 species: Archae - 0; Bacteria - 4; Metazoa - 5; Fungi - 258; Plants - 4338; Viruses - 0; Other Eukaryotes - 61 (source: NCBI BLink).), which yields MARIGSFLIILYLIYALTLCICDDDESNYGGDKGNLFPGFYRSSCPRAEEIVRSVVAKAVARETRMAASLMRLHFHDCFVQGCDGSLLLDTSGSIVTEKNSNPNSRSARGFEVVDEIKAALENECPNTVSCADALTLAARDSSVLTGGPSWMVPLGRRDSTSASLSGSNNNIPAPNNTFNTIVTRFNNQGLDLTDVVALSGSHTIGFSRCTSFRQRLYNQSGNGSPDRTLEQSYAANLRQRCPRSGGDQNLSELDINSAGRFDNSYFKNLIENMGLLNSDEVLFSSNEQSRELVKKYAEDQEEFFEQFAESMIKMGNISPLTGSSGEIRKNCRKINNS from the exons ATGGCAAGAATCGGAAGCTTTCTCATTATTCTTTACCTCATTTACGCTCTTACTCTCTGCATCTGCGACGACGACGAGAGTAACTATGGCGGCGACAAAGGGAACCTCTTCCCAGGTTTCTACAGAAGCTCGTGCCCTAGAGCCGAGGAGATCGTGAGGTCAGTTGTAGCCAAAGCTGTTGCAAGGGAGACTCGTATGGCTGCTTCTCTCATGAGGCTCCATTTCCACGATTGTTTCGTTCAG GGTTGTGATGGATCGTTGCTTCTAGACACCAGTGGGAGTATAGTTACTGAGAAGAACTCTAACCCGAACAGCAGATCGGCTCGCGGGTTTGAAGTTGTTGACGAGATCAAGGCAGCATTAGAGAACGAATGCCCTAACACTGTTTCTTGTGCTGATGCCTTAACTCTAGCCGCTAGAGACTCCTCTGTTCTT ACTGGTGGACCAAGCTGGATGGTTCCTTTGGGAAGAAGAGATTCGACAAGTGCAAGCTTGAGTGgatcaaacaacaacattccTGCACCCAACAACACTTTCAACACAATTGTCACGAGATTTAACAACCAAGGTCTCGATCTCACCGACGTTGTTGCTCTCTCCG GGAGCCACACCATTGGATTTTCAAGATGCACTAGTTTCAGACAGAGACTGTACAACCAATCCGGAAACGGAAGTCCCGACAGAACCTTAGAGCAATCCTACGCTGCTAACTTGCGCCAAAGGTGCCCTAGATCGGGTGGGGACCAGAACCTGTCAGAGCTTGACATCAACAGCGCTGGAAGATTTGATAACAGCTACTTCAAGAACTTGATCGAGAACATGGGACTGTTGAATTCCGACGAGGTCTTGTTCTCTAGCAATGAGCAATCAAGAGAGCTCGTCAAGAAGTATGCAGAGGATCAAGAAGAGTTCTTCGAGCAGTTCGCGGAGTCGATGATCAAGATGGGGAATATCTCTCCCTTGACAGGTTCGAGTGGTGAGATCAGAAAGAATTGCAGGAAAATTAATAACTCTTGA